One window of Erwinia aphidicola genomic DNA carries:
- a CDS encoding LacI family DNA-binding transcriptional regulator, with amino-acid sequence MSKQNPQRATRADVAKEAGTSVAVVSYVVNNGPRPVAPATRERVLAAIKKIGYRPNNVARALASGTTKTYGLVVPNINNAFIASLANALQQEAQANDMVMLLGDSGDNRKRELQLINNLLGQQVNGLIYTSVDRHPYIDVLQASNTPFVMLDRVDPSLQVSVLRVDERAASRQVTAHLLSHGYQDVGMISGPLEMLNAQDRLQGWREALAEQGVAQREEWVFAAPYTRSGGYQAAQQMLQGATRPRALFTANEAQAIGCIRALSEQGIRVPHDIALVCFNGTEQSAFHVPSLTTVRQPVQEMAKTAIKMLAAWKGETTLREFSHQLEIGESCGCKLAR; translated from the coding sequence GTGAGCAAACAGAACCCTCAGCGCGCAACCCGCGCCGATGTGGCGAAAGAGGCAGGAACCTCGGTGGCGGTGGTGAGCTACGTCGTCAATAACGGCCCGCGCCCGGTGGCCCCGGCCACGCGCGAGCGCGTGCTGGCGGCGATTAAAAAGATCGGATATCGCCCGAACAACGTGGCGCGAGCGCTGGCTTCCGGCACCACCAAAACCTACGGGCTGGTGGTGCCGAATATCAACAATGCGTTTATCGCCTCGCTGGCAAATGCCCTGCAGCAGGAAGCACAGGCCAATGACATGGTGATGCTGCTCGGCGACTCTGGCGATAACCGCAAGCGCGAGCTGCAGCTGATCAACAATCTGCTCGGCCAGCAGGTCAACGGCCTGATTTACACCAGCGTCGATCGCCACCCCTATATTGATGTTCTGCAGGCCAGCAATACGCCGTTTGTGATGCTGGACAGAGTCGATCCCAGCCTGCAGGTCAGCGTGCTGCGCGTTGATGAGCGCGCGGCTTCGCGCCAGGTGACGGCGCATCTGTTAAGCCACGGCTATCAGGACGTGGGGATGATCTCCGGCCCGCTGGAGATGCTTAACGCGCAGGATCGTCTGCAGGGCTGGCGCGAAGCGCTGGCTGAACAGGGCGTGGCGCAGCGCGAAGAGTGGGTTTTCGCCGCGCCTTACACCCGCAGCGGCGGCTATCAGGCGGCACAGCAGATGCTGCAGGGCGCCACTCGTCCACGCGCGCTGTTCACCGCCAACGAAGCGCAGGCGATTGGCTGCATTCGTGCGCTCTCCGAGCAGGGTATCCGCGTCCCGCACGATATTGCGCTGGTCTGTTTTAACGGCACCGAGCAATCCGCCTTTCATGTTCCTTCGCTGACCACGGTACGTCAGCCGGTGCAGGAGATGGCAAAAACCGCGATTAAGATGCTCGCGGCATGGAAAGGAGAGACCACGCTGCGTGAGTTTTCTCACCAGCTGGAAATTGGCGAGTCCTGTGGCTGCAAGCTGGCCCGATAA